The Strix uralensis isolate ZFMK-TIS-50842 chromosome 16, bStrUra1, whole genome shotgun sequence genome has a window encoding:
- the IQCE gene encoding IQ domain-containing protein E isoform X1, which produces MARGAGEAAAEGELGDDSLSVITCESDTEMKLKKKIFHKPPKSPKSPYSSSTQLYPKKAAVWRSLQGTGSAHLESAAVKNPRQMWLGSLKQGMSHPLKSDVDMGHMRTNISSSTPEYLKEALGMKKPKHSRSSSNGYIPGTPDYKEKEDMYDEIIELKKTIQAQKNEGDRMKTKLRRLEEENNRKDKQIERLLDPSRGSELARALSEKKTDNGWVVSGLKQKIFKLEQQCEEKDNTINKFQADMKTTNLEEMRIAMETYYEEVHRLQLLLAKSETMRKNTEGRDTQKRLKALNAAVLRLSRNIKELQNENRRLKEDLDHVLSSSPPPSNKTKNYSEWSRQRLVRRISELEKKVCAMENSRVSSADSESSQLLAVPSSPSVDPDHPASQQVDHVEECHRLQGLVKKLQRDKKALQNLLLNKELDIKQLLQAKAEVELELQKWQNKMEEKSTEEQALSEEIQNLTQKVGKLESKLEEEKRQMAEDTMEKLNKSSPICTVKGKEDHRKEQAARIIQRQWKMYQNKKEEIALDEAVVMLQAAFRGHLARQKLLLNNRMHDAKSHHKNSCVPSMSNSLSLSSDCKEKDEIVTFIQSIFRAHLARTVLLEERPSVSRAPSEKADSAVYITEKKPASAALQTPPSIFKSSLPARSSEKHSQPALPLSVDEAHSDDSDDIVIVSPLLQMKKNYTHF; this is translated from the exons AGTCTCCATACAGCTCTAGCACACAACTGTATCCTAAAAAAGCTGCAGTTTGGCGATCTCTGCAGGGAACAGGCAGTGCACATCTTGAGAGTGCAGCTGTAAAAAACCCAAGGCAGATGTGGCTGGGATCACTGAAACAAG GAATGAGCCATCCTCTGAAATCAGATGTTGACATGGGGCATATGCGAACTAACATTTCTAGTAGCACTCCAGAATATTTGAAGGAAGCTCTAGGAATGAAGAAGCCAAAACATTCTCGTTCTTCTAGTAATG gcTACATCCCTGGAACTCCTgactacaaagaaaaagaagatatgtACGATGAAATTATAGAACTGAAAAAG ACAATACAAGCTCAGAAAAATGAGGGAGATCGAATGAAGACTAAGCTCCGTCGACTAGAAGAAGAGAACAATAGAAAGGATAAACAGATTGAACGACTGTTGGATCCTTCCAGG GGCTCTGAGCTGGCACGAGCTTTGTCAGAAAAGAAGACCGATAATGGATGG GTGGTTAGTGGATTGAAGCAGAAGATTTTCAAGCTAGAACAACAGTGCGAGGAGAAAGACAACACTATTAA CAAATTCCAGGCAGACATGAAGACCACTAATTTGGAAGAAATGAGGATAGCTATGGAAACCTACTATGAAGAG GTTCATCGTCTCCAACTCCTCCTGGCAAAATCTGAGACTATGAGGAAAAA TACAGAGGGCAGAGATACACAGAAACGACTAAAGGCACTGAATGCTGCTGTCCTGAGGTTATCCAGGAACATCAAGGAATTGCAGAATGAGAATCGGAGGCTGAAAGAAGATCTAGATCATGTGCTAAGcagttctcctcctccttccaatAAAACAAAAA ATTATAGTGAGTGGAGCAGACAGAGGCTGGTGAGACGGATTTCGGAACTAGAAAAA AAAGTATGTGCCATGGAGAACAGCAGGGTGTCATCAGCAGATAGTGAGTCATCACAGTTACTTGCTGTGCCATCTTCGCCTTCTGTAGACCCGGATCATCCAGCCTCTCAACAGGTAGACCATGTTGAGGAATGTCATCGCCTCCAAGGGCTAGTGAAGAAACTGCAGAGGGATAAGAAGGCACTTCAGAATCTCCTACTCAATAAAGA ATTAGATATCAAGCAGTTACTACAGGCTAAAGCTGAAgtggagctggagctgcagaagTGGCAGAATAAGATGGAAGAAAAGAGTACAGAGGAACAGGCTTTAAG TGAGGAAATCCAGAACCTGACACAGAAAGTAGGGAAATTGGAGTCAAAattggaggaagagaagaggcaAATGGCAGAAGATACAATGGAAAAGCTTAATAAG TCTTCACCAATCTGCACGGTTAAAGGCAAAGAAGATCACAGAAAGGAACAAGCAGCCAGAATCATCCAGAGACAATGGAAGATGTACCAAAACAAG aaagaagaaattgcTTTGGATGAG GCAGTTGTTATGCTTCAGGCAGCTTTCAGAGGACATTTAGCTCGACAGAAACTGTTACTGAATAACAGGATGCATGATGCAAAATCTCACCACAAG AACTCCTGTGTGCCTTCCATGTCAAACTCCTTGAGCTTGTCTTCTGATTGCAAGGAGAAAGATGAGATTGTGACATTCATCCAGTCCATCTTCAGGGCTCACTTAGCACGTACAGTACTGCTTGAGGAGAG GCCCTCTGTGTCCAGGGCACCAAGTGAGAAAGCAGATTCTGCAGTTTACATTACAGAGAAGAAACCAGCCTCAGCAGCACTCCAGACACCTCCTTCAATCTTCAAGTCATCTCTTCCTG CCAGGTCCTCTGAGAAGCATTCGCAGCCTGCTCTCCCTCTGTCTGTGGATGAAGCTCACTCAGATGATTCAGATGATATTGTCATTGTCTCTCCGCTGTTGCAGATGAAGAAAAACTACACCCACTTTTAA
- the IQCE gene encoding IQ domain-containing protein E isoform X2, whose product MKLKKKIFHKPPKSPKSPYSSSTQLYPKKAAVWRSLQGTGSAHLESAAVKNPRQMWLGSLKQGMSHPLKSDVDMGHMRTNISSSTPEYLKEALGMKKPKHSRSSSNGYIPGTPDYKEKEDMYDEIIELKKTIQAQKNEGDRMKTKLRRLEEENNRKDKQIERLLDPSRGSELARALSEKKTDNGWVVSGLKQKIFKLEQQCEEKDNTINKFQADMKTTNLEEMRIAMETYYEEVHRLQLLLAKSETMRKNTEGRDTQKRLKALNAAVLRLSRNIKELQNENRRLKEDLDHVLSSSPPPSNKTKNYSEWSRQRLVRRISELEKKVCAMENSRVSSADSESSQLLAVPSSPSVDPDHPASQQVDHVEECHRLQGLVKKLQRDKKALQNLLLNKELDIKQLLQAKAEVELELQKWQNKMEEKSTEEQALSEEIQNLTQKVGKLESKLEEEKRQMAEDTMEKLNKSSPICTVKGKEDHRKEQAARIIQRQWKMYQNKKEEIALDEAVVMLQAAFRGHLARQKLLLNNRMHDAKSHHKNSCVPSMSNSLSLSSDCKEKDEIVTFIQSIFRAHLARTVLLEERPSVSRAPSEKADSAVYITEKKPASAALQTPPSIFKSSLPARSSEKHSQPALPLSVDEAHSDDSDDIVIVSPLLQMKKNYTHF is encoded by the exons AGTCTCCATACAGCTCTAGCACACAACTGTATCCTAAAAAAGCTGCAGTTTGGCGATCTCTGCAGGGAACAGGCAGTGCACATCTTGAGAGTGCAGCTGTAAAAAACCCAAGGCAGATGTGGCTGGGATCACTGAAACAAG GAATGAGCCATCCTCTGAAATCAGATGTTGACATGGGGCATATGCGAACTAACATTTCTAGTAGCACTCCAGAATATTTGAAGGAAGCTCTAGGAATGAAGAAGCCAAAACATTCTCGTTCTTCTAGTAATG gcTACATCCCTGGAACTCCTgactacaaagaaaaagaagatatgtACGATGAAATTATAGAACTGAAAAAG ACAATACAAGCTCAGAAAAATGAGGGAGATCGAATGAAGACTAAGCTCCGTCGACTAGAAGAAGAGAACAATAGAAAGGATAAACAGATTGAACGACTGTTGGATCCTTCCAGG GGCTCTGAGCTGGCACGAGCTTTGTCAGAAAAGAAGACCGATAATGGATGG GTGGTTAGTGGATTGAAGCAGAAGATTTTCAAGCTAGAACAACAGTGCGAGGAGAAAGACAACACTATTAA CAAATTCCAGGCAGACATGAAGACCACTAATTTGGAAGAAATGAGGATAGCTATGGAAACCTACTATGAAGAG GTTCATCGTCTCCAACTCCTCCTGGCAAAATCTGAGACTATGAGGAAAAA TACAGAGGGCAGAGATACACAGAAACGACTAAAGGCACTGAATGCTGCTGTCCTGAGGTTATCCAGGAACATCAAGGAATTGCAGAATGAGAATCGGAGGCTGAAAGAAGATCTAGATCATGTGCTAAGcagttctcctcctccttccaatAAAACAAAAA ATTATAGTGAGTGGAGCAGACAGAGGCTGGTGAGACGGATTTCGGAACTAGAAAAA AAAGTATGTGCCATGGAGAACAGCAGGGTGTCATCAGCAGATAGTGAGTCATCACAGTTACTTGCTGTGCCATCTTCGCCTTCTGTAGACCCGGATCATCCAGCCTCTCAACAGGTAGACCATGTTGAGGAATGTCATCGCCTCCAAGGGCTAGTGAAGAAACTGCAGAGGGATAAGAAGGCACTTCAGAATCTCCTACTCAATAAAGA ATTAGATATCAAGCAGTTACTACAGGCTAAAGCTGAAgtggagctggagctgcagaagTGGCAGAATAAGATGGAAGAAAAGAGTACAGAGGAACAGGCTTTAAG TGAGGAAATCCAGAACCTGACACAGAAAGTAGGGAAATTGGAGTCAAAattggaggaagagaagaggcaAATGGCAGAAGATACAATGGAAAAGCTTAATAAG TCTTCACCAATCTGCACGGTTAAAGGCAAAGAAGATCACAGAAAGGAACAAGCAGCCAGAATCATCCAGAGACAATGGAAGATGTACCAAAACAAG aaagaagaaattgcTTTGGATGAG GCAGTTGTTATGCTTCAGGCAGCTTTCAGAGGACATTTAGCTCGACAGAAACTGTTACTGAATAACAGGATGCATGATGCAAAATCTCACCACAAG AACTCCTGTGTGCCTTCCATGTCAAACTCCTTGAGCTTGTCTTCTGATTGCAAGGAGAAAGATGAGATTGTGACATTCATCCAGTCCATCTTCAGGGCTCACTTAGCACGTACAGTACTGCTTGAGGAGAG GCCCTCTGTGTCCAGGGCACCAAGTGAGAAAGCAGATTCTGCAGTTTACATTACAGAGAAGAAACCAGCCTCAGCAGCACTCCAGACACCTCCTTCAATCTTCAAGTCATCTCTTCCTG CCAGGTCCTCTGAGAAGCATTCGCAGCCTGCTCTCCCTCTGTCTGTGGATGAAGCTCACTCAGATGATTCAGATGATATTGTCATTGTCTCTCCGCTGTTGCAGATGAAGAAAAACTACACCCACTTTTAA